Genomic window (Lutra lutra chromosome 17, mLutLut1.2, whole genome shotgun sequence):
TATCAACTTAGCTTgtaggtttgtgctttttttttttttttttaagattttatttatttatttgacagagagagatcacaagtaggcagagaggcaggcagagagagggggaagcaggctccccgctgagtggagagcccgatgcggggctcgaccccaggaccctgagatcatgacctgagccgaaggcagaggctttaacccactgagccacccaggcgcccctaggtttatgctttttaaaagtctttttgcTGTAATGATTTTACTGGGGTTTCAGGGGAAGCGGAATGACATTTGTGTCTTCAGAAATTTGTGCCTTCATCTTAGCCTGGAACTCAGTCCTTTGTTCAGGAAACACTTTCACTTATCACTTGGTGTGTGGTATTCAGCCTTGAATGTGTATTCTGAGTATTTTCACATGACTGGCTTCTTCTtatcagctttgttctttttttaaatctctgccaTTATATTTGTACTTtgcaagagtttaaaaaaaatttaaagttttttttttaagatttatttattcatttgacagatcacaagcaggcagagaggcaagcagagagagaggaggaagcagggtccccactgtgcagagagatcatgggatcatgactgagctgaaggcagaggctttaacccactgagccacccaggcgccctaaaatttaaagtgttttgaaaaatgtttaagtcACTATTTCACAAATGCCATATTTTCTCTTATCTCTTTGaggatattatttttctttaaagatttaatttatttatttgacagagagagagagtgcacaagcaggcagagcggcaggcagagggagagggagaagcaggctctccgctgagcagggagctcaatgctggacttgatcctggcattctgggatcttgacctgagctgaaggcagacctttaaccaactgaaccacccagggaccctctttgaggatattaataataaagggttttttttttttttttttaagatatttatttatttatttatttatttgacagggagagagagatcacaagtaggcagagaggcgggcagagggggtggggggaagcaggctccctgctgagcagagagcctgatgccaggctcgatcccaggatcccaggaccccgagatcataacctgagctgaaggcagaggcttaaccctttgagccatgcaggtgccagAGTTATAAAGggttttgttgggtttttaaaaattctgtttctcctgaattcctttcttgtttttagtCTTGCCTTTCATTTTGGAGGCTTTCCTCAAGTGTTTGGTGGCCCTTGATTGATTGTGAGCGAAATATTTAGAAGCTGATTGGATGTACAGGAATATTCAAAACAGTactatttgtaatagccccacaCTGGAAACAGCCATATTGTTCATCAGCagcagaatggataaacacatgGTGTCACGCAATGACACACTGTTTCGGAATGGGAGTAAATAAACTAGAGCTACAACAAACAGTATGGGTGACCAACAGagaatgttgagtgaaaaaatcCAGACACTTGAGTGTGCATTTTGTAGACTTCTGTTTGTTTAAGGGTCAAAGAGAGGCAAAGCTAATCTCTGGTATTTGGAGTCAGGATGACTCTTGGATAGGGTAGTGGCTGATGCCTGGAACGGGGCATTCCAGGGATGCTGAGGGGCCTTCTGGGATGCTGGTTCATGTTCTGGTTCTTGAACTGGGCCTGGTTATACAAGTGTGTTCACTTTGTGTAATTTCATTGAGCAGTACAGTAGACTTGTGTGTTCTTCAGCGTGTATGCTGTACTTCAAATAAAAGGCTACatgaagtaaaatagaaaaaatccaGTTGAATCTTCATGTGGATGGGATTTATTGACTGGTGCCCACAGAGTGTGCTTATCCTGGTCGTCCAGGTAACCCCTGTTGTTGGGGACCCCTGACTGTTAGTGTCTGAAGATGGGAACTAGACATGTTTGTTCTTTCTGTTGTGTCTAACTGGAAGTCTTTAGGCCTCTtttttgtcaaggtctcttttgATTACTTTTGAAAGATATCTAAGATACAGTGGGAACGTTAATTTCTTTGAACAGTTTAGTTGTACAGTTGCagtttctattcattcattcagcacataCTTAAACAAGATCCATGTCCTCGTGGTATGTAGAGCATAGCAGAAATTgcaaacattaaatataaagtgGGTACATTTATGGAGGATCATTTGGCCTGTCATGGAAGCCTAGAATAGGGGATCTTAGCCTAGTCTTCAGGGATGGGAAGACTTCcctaaggaaataatattttagttagAGAATAGAGGAAAGTACTAGACttgatttttaatgaaagaaaatgttttgtctTGATGTGAAAACCTTTATTCCCATATGTCTGACCACTCTATTATGTGATTGCAGGTGGAGAGTATAGTGAAGATGATGTAAATGAATTAGTGAAGGAAGATGAAGTGGATGGTGAAGAGCAGACACagaaaaccaaagggaaaaaaagaaaggctcaGAGCATTCCGGCCAGGTGATGCTGCCCTCAAGGCCCTTAGGAGTGAGGGGCTACTGTCACAGATGGCTGGGATTGGTCTCATGAGTTCTTCCTAAAGGGGCTTCTTACCTTTGTCTATTCAAGGGAAACGTTTGGTGACATCTTAGGATTAAATTCTCAGTCTCGGGGAAGCTTTAAAAGTTTTcgagttttaattaaaaaaaattaataggtaTCACGTATacttggtaaaaattaaaaactcaattacTGCAAAAATGGGTACCCTCGGTGTATGCTTGTTGCTTTCTTTGCCTCAGAAGAACTATGTTGTCAGACACAGCTTGTGTGTGTGGGTAGGCATGTATTtcctactctttaaaaaaacaaaccaaaaacccctCCAGAACAAAGAGTGGCATCCTCTACTTACAGtttctcattttcattgtttcGCATCTTGGAGATGTGTACTGTGCCAGCACATTTAACTGTACCTTACTCTTTTCAGTGACTGCATAAGGTTACATTATATGGGTCCACCTCGCATTTTGTAAGTATTCCCTTACTGAGGACCATTGAGATTATACCTGTGTTTACTACCACAAACAAGACTGCAGTGAATATTCTTTGTTATGGCTTTGTATACAGGTACAAGTACATCTGTAAATCAGATTTGTAGAAGTAGAATTATTTGATCCGGCGTTAATCTGTAgtaaaaaaagttttcataaagATTAGCAAATTACCTTCCACAGGCCTGGTACTGAAttacagcccccctccccccccgcaaTTATGAAAATTCTGACAGGTTATTTAGCTCAGATAGGAAAAGCTTCTGTAGAAGTCTGTTACTTCTCTTTgattagtgtttctttctttctgggcaTTGAAGCAAAAAAGCAGGTTATagtttataaaaaggaaaaaaaaagaattttaggtaTTAGATGATTCACTTGAAATCAAAATAGACTAAGAAACAATTTACTCTTTTAGGTCTTGGGCCCAGTTCTTTTGTCCTTGAGTTTTTCTATAGTCCAGCTGTCAAATTTTCAGAAAGTGGGAGAAAAAGATGGGTttcccacccctcttccctgaGAATTCTAGAAAGAAACTGCAAATAAATTTAAGGCTTTAGTCAATAGACGTGTTCTCCAATTGGGGTATATATTCTTGGAACACACTTTCTGGACAGACTGATTCAGCGAGGTGATTTTTGAGTGTGTTCTTGGTGAAAATAGCTGATCCTGACTTGGAAGTAGAACACTGCATTTTGATTCTAAGTGTTTGGGGGAAATTGCTAACTGCAAGAGCTCAGTTCTTGTTTTCTTCCACAGAATGTCAGTTTACCCCCCTTGCTTCCCCCTAGGGTGGGTGTTAATCTGTAGTCCCcagattttaaagttttctcaGGTTTGCAGCGTTATGTTTGGAATTGAGGAAGGGATAGCTGAAATCATTTTGCTTGATCTGTCttgtctctcctttttcttgTGACCACTGGTGattaggaagagaaaacaaggTGGCCTCTCATTAGAAGACGAAGAAGAGGAGGATGCCTACGAGGAGTCCGAGGGAAGTAGCAGTGAGGAGGGAGATGCAGCTGCAGAGCAGGAAGAAGGCCTGGGGTCGGAGGCtgcaaggaggaagaaggaggacgAGCTGTGGGCCAGCTTCCTCAATGATGTGGGACCAAAACCTAAAGGGCCCCCAAGTACACAAGTTAACGTGAGTTGATAACTGAATGAGATATAAACTTCCCCAGAAGTACCCTACGTTCCCCAGATAGAcgtttttatttccaaaatgagATTCGATGCTTACAGCAGAAATCAAACCAGATCCGTTTTAATAATAACTCTTTCATGTGAAAAGCAGAGCATTCCCTATTGTAGAGAAAATAAGcctttttaatcaaataaatttcTGATAGGTCTTTAACTGTTTAGAGATGGAACATGTAAGAATAGCCGTAATAGATGGTGGAAAGGTTCTCTTACGTTTCATCCTTATGTGAAACTGATTGCATTTCTTACCTATTTTGTAGAGAGCAGAGAATACTGAAGAGACAAGTTCAAGTAAATCGTTGGTTAGAGCCGAAGAGCTTGAGAAACCAAAAGAAgctgaaaaagttaaaatcacTAAGGTGTTTGATTTTGCTGGTGAAGAAGTCAGGTATGGTGACCTTCACAAACTTCAAAactagttcttttaaaattttaaaaaaatttaaattaaaaaaaaaacatatcttaTTAAATGGTGTTGGACATCTGTCATCATTCCACCCTATCATCataatattttggaagagttcTTTTTTTCACTCCAGGAGAATGGTGGCTTCATGAATTAGCAGGGAACGTGGGAGGAAAAGTCCTTTCACATATGGTGGTGTAGTTGTGGGTATCATGAAGTTTTTGGCCgaacagaaacaagaaaatgtaagAGTTAAATGTTCGGTTCCGCTCTTTGTCATGATTTGTGACTTCGGCTGagtcatttttccctttattactTTTCTTACCTGTGAAGTCTGAGCCCACTGAGGCACCTGAAATCaggtaaaaattgaaaatactagGAGAGAAATTCAGTTCCTGTATTATTTCCTGATCttgatactatttttaaaattgatttatagGTTTgttaccactttaaaaaaatggtagaaGCCTAATAACCTCCTGGCTTTTCTAGCTGAGAGCCACATGCCTAGAATTTCCTTTTccctatttatttaaattttattacttgaAAACAGCAGATCTATAATTTAGAGCTAAATGGGAACAGATAAGGTACCAGTCAGTAATTTTATAGGTGGtcacatttattttccttggCAGTAACTAAGTAGACCTGTATGCTCTCTGAAAATAGAATTTGCGTccaaagttatattttaaaaatagtatctatTCAGTTATTTCATCTAAAACAAATGTTGGTGTAAAGAATTTGGCATTATTAGTTTTATAAAGGGTATggaacaaaactttatttttcaatttttttctccccaactttttcttctgaaatattatACCCAGAAATGTTGCCAGAGTTAGCTTTACAGTGATCACCCATATACTTATTATACACGTTACTGATTGCCTCTCTCTCCGTCTagatctgtatttctctttttgtcttgccTGAACCATTTGAGAATTGCTTGTAGACATCATGACACTTCACTCTTAAATATGTTAGCAGTTTCCTAAGAACAAAGGGCATTCTCCTTTATGATACAATGCAGGTGTCACATCTAGTAAATTTCACATTAATGTAGATAGATTATTACCTACATCTGAGGTGGAAggagctgattttaaaatttcaacctgTTGCAGACCAGTACTTTCGTAAGACACAATGAAAAGGAATAGCTAGAAAACTAAATTGAAAAGTTGTAGAAAATACAAGCTCAGATTTTTAACAATGAGATTCAACAGACATTATCTGACATTTCAATAAAACAGTCAAAATGATCATCAAATAGGAATAGGAAAAGATTTGTATAGTTACACATGCTGTTTACCGAGAGCGTGGGTATAAATAATTAGTATAGGAAATCACTGTTATATTTATACCTTTACGTTCT
Coding sequences:
- the CFDP1 gene encoding craniofacial development protein 1 isoform X3 — its product is MEEFDSEDFSTSEEDEDYVPSGGEYSEDDVNELVKEDEVDGEEQTQKTKGKKRKAQSIPARKRKQGGLSLEDEEEEDAYEESEGSSSEEGDAAAEQEEGLGSEAARRKKEDELWASFLNDVGPKPKGPPSTQVNRAENTEETSSSKSLVRAEELEKPKEAEKVKITKVFDFAGEEVRVTKEVDATSKEAKSFFKQNEKEKPPAPVAAALPSLPAGSGNPCFCALSVLSVFDQLAPRSLSWVQHSFCLSSLGQKSQTPNIYQSVFAS
- the CFDP1 gene encoding craniofacial development protein 1 isoform X2; translation: MEEFDSEDFSTSEEDEDYVPSGGEYSEDDVNELVKEDEVDGEEQTQKTKGKKRKAQSIPARKRKQGGLSLEDEEEEDAYEESEGSSSEEGDAAAEQEEGLGSEAARRKKEDELWASFLNDVGPKPKGPPSTQVNRAENTEETSSSKSLVRAEELEKPKEAEKVKITKVFDFAGEEVRVTKEVDATSKEAKSFFKQNEKEKPPAPVAAALPSLPAGSGLKRSSGMSSLLGKIGAKKQKMSTLEKSKLDWESFKEEEGIGEELAIHNRGKEGYIERKAFLDRVDHRQFEIERDLRLSKMKP